In Zea mays cultivar B73 chromosome 7, Zm-B73-REFERENCE-NAM-5.0, whole genome shotgun sequence, the following proteins share a genomic window:
- the LOC100381764 gene encoding uncharacterized protein isoform X3 has translation MAAAGRPWRVIPRPLLETVLHNYALHPRVPQPLLFHGPRGVGKSTLLLHRLLPRWSDQPHAVAFINFLHPSPSSPAAAPWSLLPADPASPHSLHDLRLRLESALEGLARAAVLCGAVGSKDVLAALSRNHGVSTALSRLLIPPATRSSATSVPARRSSSTSVPALWSRAVLAAVHRDDTAFCIGEGEATSCSMEEKAYMQEAMAALRVAKEVLGMQEGWRKEAIREMNRTGRFSRSLANSATDWPCLLLDVLSRAAEEEFFQPKLILNNVDVLRKAICEDETMVPAAMYHDSFIWRVIALGANEKCLPVIMSTSDGYYSSQAFVDFGFPNIFISRETFGWTPQEAKLHMVSEFFSEQEWKVVDEVLGPNPRQLSEIYMLKQKANSPEVLHDRNIEEIIDTYLAHLQVSVVNPAMEKALKMLQEFASDVREGKVPKIRSSFGAPWRHPPRDDNPDLSYKWAKIQLMDFIQSFVNTEFGVNYLADDSLEILDDPAAVAMMEVGLLYQQREPSFMRPITRGIQRCLAR, from the exons atggccgccgccggcCGGCCGTGGCGCGTGATACCGCGTCCTCTACTGGAGACCGTACTTCACAACTATGCGCTCCACCCGCGCGTGCCACAGCCGCTCCTTTTCCACGGGCCACGCGGCGTCGGCAAGTCCACGCTACTCCTCCACCGTCTCCTCCCGCGGTGGTCCGACCAGCCCCACGCCGTCGCATTCATCAACTTCCTCCACCCCTCGCCGAGTTCTCCCGCCGCAGCCCCGTGGTCCCTTCTCCCCGCCGACCCAGCGTCTCCCCACTCGCTGCACGACCTCCGCCTTCGCCTCGAGTCCGCGCTTGAGGGCCTCGCCCGCGCCGCCGTCCTCTGCGGTGCTGTGGGCTCTAAGGACGTGCTCGCCGCGCTCTCCCGCAACCACGGCGTCAGTACCGCGCTCTCCCGCCTCTTGATCCCCCCGGCCACACGCTCCTCGGCCACCTCTGTGCCAGCCCGCCGCTCTTCGTCGACCTCCGTTCCGGCGCTCTGGTCGAGGGCCGTGCTCGCCGCGGTGCACAGGGACGACACCGCGTTCTGCATTGGCGAGGGGGAGGCGACTAGCTGCTCCATGGAGGAGAAGGCATACATGCAGGAGGCAATGGCAGCCTTGCGAGTGGCTAAGGAGGTGCTTGGGATGCAGGAGGGGTGGAGGAAGGAGGCAATTAGGGAGATGAACAGAACTGGGCGATTCTCGCGCTCATTGGCCAATTCGGCTACTGACTGGCCGTGCCTGTTGCTGGATGTTCTGTCACGTGCGGCAGAGGAGGAATTCTTCCAG CCAAAGCTGATCCTGAACAATGTGGATGTGTTGAGGAAGGCAATTTGTGAGGATGAGACGATGGTGCCTGCAGCGATGTACCATGATAGCTTCATTTGGAGGGTGATTGCACTTGGCGCCAATGAAAAGTGCTTGCCAGTTATTATGTCGACTTCAGATGG GTACTATTCTTCTCAAGCATTCGTTGATTTTGGTTTTCCGAACATATTTATTTCTCGTGAG ACATTTGGTTGGACGCCACAAGAAGCTAAGCTGCATATGGTTTCTGAATTCTTCAGTGAACAGGAG TGGAAAGTTGTCGATGAGGTTCTTGGGCCAAACCCACGGCAGTTATCTGAGATATATATGCTGAAGCAAAAGGCGAATAGCCCAGA AGTTCTTCATGACAGAAATATTGAGGAAATTATTGATACATACCTGGCACACTTGCAA GTCTCTGTCGTTAATCCAGCCATGGAGAAGGCATTAAAAATGCTGCAGGAGTTTGCCTCAGATGTCCGTGAGGGTAAAGTACCAAAGATCAGATCGTCCTTTGGTGCACCCTGGAGACATCCACCTCGTGATGACAATCCTGACTTGTCCTATAAATGGGCGAAGATTCAGCTAATGGATTTTATCCAATCTTTTGTAAACACTGAGTTTGGG GTGAACTACCTAGCAGATGACAGCTTGGAAATATTGGATGATCCTGCTGCTGTTGCCATGATGGAG GTTGGTTTACTGTATCAACAAAGAGAACCATCCTTTATGCGACCAATCACTCGAGGGATTCAGCGTTGTCTTGCcagatg
- the LOC100381764 gene encoding uncharacterized protein isoform X1 codes for MAAAGRPWRVIPRPLLETVLHNYALHPRVPQPLLFHGPRGVGKSTLLLHRLLPRWSDQPHAVAFINFLHPSPSSPAAAPWSLLPADPASPHSLHDLRLRLESALEGLARAAVLCGAVGSKDVLAALSRNHGVSTALSRLLIPPATRSSATSVPARRSSSTSVPALWSRAVLAAVHRDDTAFCIGEGEATSCSMEEKAYMQEAMAALRVAKEVLGMQEGWRKEAIREMNRTGRFSRSLANSATDWPCLLLDVLSRAAEEEFFQPKLILNNVDVLRKAICEDETMVPAAMYHDSFIWRVIALGANEKCLPVIMSTSDGFTGYGISNCKTSTLLHCCYLESINFTHFVNHCRYYSSQAFVDFGFPNIFISRETFGWTPQEAKLHMVSEFFSEQEWKVVDEVLGPNPRQLSEIYMLKQKANSPEVLHDRNIEEIIDTYLAHLQVSVVNPAMEKALKMLQEFASDVREGKVPKIRSSFGAPWRHPPRDDNPDLSYKWAKIQLMDFIQSFVNTEFGVNYLADDSLEILDDPAAVAMMEVGLLYQQREPSFMRPITRGIQRCLARWLAEQRLQLNIQETLAFFWQRLIRGRSYRHLMKEVGYK; via the exons atggccgccgccggcCGGCCGTGGCGCGTGATACCGCGTCCTCTACTGGAGACCGTACTTCACAACTATGCGCTCCACCCGCGCGTGCCACAGCCGCTCCTTTTCCACGGGCCACGCGGCGTCGGCAAGTCCACGCTACTCCTCCACCGTCTCCTCCCGCGGTGGTCCGACCAGCCCCACGCCGTCGCATTCATCAACTTCCTCCACCCCTCGCCGAGTTCTCCCGCCGCAGCCCCGTGGTCCCTTCTCCCCGCCGACCCAGCGTCTCCCCACTCGCTGCACGACCTCCGCCTTCGCCTCGAGTCCGCGCTTGAGGGCCTCGCCCGCGCCGCCGTCCTCTGCGGTGCTGTGGGCTCTAAGGACGTGCTCGCCGCGCTCTCCCGCAACCACGGCGTCAGTACCGCGCTCTCCCGCCTCTTGATCCCCCCGGCCACACGCTCCTCGGCCACCTCTGTGCCAGCCCGCCGCTCTTCGTCGACCTCCGTTCCGGCGCTCTGGTCGAGGGCCGTGCTCGCCGCGGTGCACAGGGACGACACCGCGTTCTGCATTGGCGAGGGGGAGGCGACTAGCTGCTCCATGGAGGAGAAGGCATACATGCAGGAGGCAATGGCAGCCTTGCGAGTGGCTAAGGAGGTGCTTGGGATGCAGGAGGGGTGGAGGAAGGAGGCAATTAGGGAGATGAACAGAACTGGGCGATTCTCGCGCTCATTGGCCAATTCGGCTACTGACTGGCCGTGCCTGTTGCTGGATGTTCTGTCACGTGCGGCAGAGGAGGAATTCTTCCAG CCAAAGCTGATCCTGAACAATGTGGATGTGTTGAGGAAGGCAATTTGTGAGGATGAGACGATGGTGCCTGCAGCGATGTACCATGATAGCTTCATTTGGAGGGTGATTGCACTTGGCGCCAATGAAAAGTGCTTGCCAGTTATTATGTCGACTTCAGATGG TTTTACGGGTTATGGAATTTCTAACTGTAAAACAAGTACTCTGCTGCATTGCTGCTACCTGGAAAGTATCAACTTTACACATTTTGTGAATCATTGCAGGTACTATTCTTCTCAAGCATTCGTTGATTTTGGTTTTCCGAACATATTTATTTCTCGTGAG ACATTTGGTTGGACGCCACAAGAAGCTAAGCTGCATATGGTTTCTGAATTCTTCAGTGAACAGGAG TGGAAAGTTGTCGATGAGGTTCTTGGGCCAAACCCACGGCAGTTATCTGAGATATATATGCTGAAGCAAAAGGCGAATAGCCCAGA AGTTCTTCATGACAGAAATATTGAGGAAATTATTGATACATACCTGGCACACTTGCAA GTCTCTGTCGTTAATCCAGCCATGGAGAAGGCATTAAAAATGCTGCAGGAGTTTGCCTCAGATGTCCGTGAGGGTAAAGTACCAAAGATCAGATCGTCCTTTGGTGCACCCTGGAGACATCCACCTCGTGATGACAATCCTGACTTGTCCTATAAATGGGCGAAGATTCAGCTAATGGATTTTATCCAATCTTTTGTAAACACTGAGTTTGGG GTGAACTACCTAGCAGATGACAGCTTGGAAATATTGGATGATCCTGCTGCTGTTGCCATGATGGAG GTTGGTTTACTGTATCAACAAAGAGAACCATCCTTTATGCGACCAATCACTCGAGGGATTCAGCGTTGTCTTGCcagatg GCTTGCTGAACAGAGATTACAATTGAACATTCAAGAAACACTAGCATTCTTTTGGCAACGTTTGATACGGGGTCGAAGCTACCGCcacttgatgaaagaagttggCTACAAATAA
- the LOC100381764 gene encoding uncharacterized protein isoform X2 — protein MAAAGRPWRVIPRPLLETVLHNYALHPRVPQPLLFHGPRGVGKSTLLLHRLLPRWSDQPHAVAFINFLHPSPSSPAAAPWSLLPADPASPHSLHDLRLRLESALEGLARAAVLCGAVGSKDVLAALSRNHGVSTALSRLLIPPATRSSATSVPARRSSSTSVPALWSRAVLAAVHRDDTAFCIGEGEATSCSMEEKAYMQEAMAALRVAKEVLGMQEGWRKEAIREMNRTGRFSRSLANSATDWPCLLLDVLSRAAEEEFFQPKLILNNVDVLRKAICEDETMVPAAMYHDSFIWRVIALGANEKCLPVIMSTSDGFTGYGISNCKTSTLLHCCYLESINFTHFVNHCRYYSSQAFVDFGFPNIFISRETFGWTPQEAKLHMVSEFFSEQEWKVVDEVLGPNPRQLSEIYMLKQKANSPEVLHDRNIEEIIDTYLAHLQVSVVNPAMEKALKMLQEFASDVREGKVPKIRSSFGAPWRHPPRDDNPDLSYKWAKIQLMDFIQSFVNTEFGVNYLADDSLEILDDPAAVAMMEVGLLYQQREPSFMRPITRGIQRCLAR, from the exons atggccgccgccggcCGGCCGTGGCGCGTGATACCGCGTCCTCTACTGGAGACCGTACTTCACAACTATGCGCTCCACCCGCGCGTGCCACAGCCGCTCCTTTTCCACGGGCCACGCGGCGTCGGCAAGTCCACGCTACTCCTCCACCGTCTCCTCCCGCGGTGGTCCGACCAGCCCCACGCCGTCGCATTCATCAACTTCCTCCACCCCTCGCCGAGTTCTCCCGCCGCAGCCCCGTGGTCCCTTCTCCCCGCCGACCCAGCGTCTCCCCACTCGCTGCACGACCTCCGCCTTCGCCTCGAGTCCGCGCTTGAGGGCCTCGCCCGCGCCGCCGTCCTCTGCGGTGCTGTGGGCTCTAAGGACGTGCTCGCCGCGCTCTCCCGCAACCACGGCGTCAGTACCGCGCTCTCCCGCCTCTTGATCCCCCCGGCCACACGCTCCTCGGCCACCTCTGTGCCAGCCCGCCGCTCTTCGTCGACCTCCGTTCCGGCGCTCTGGTCGAGGGCCGTGCTCGCCGCGGTGCACAGGGACGACACCGCGTTCTGCATTGGCGAGGGGGAGGCGACTAGCTGCTCCATGGAGGAGAAGGCATACATGCAGGAGGCAATGGCAGCCTTGCGAGTGGCTAAGGAGGTGCTTGGGATGCAGGAGGGGTGGAGGAAGGAGGCAATTAGGGAGATGAACAGAACTGGGCGATTCTCGCGCTCATTGGCCAATTCGGCTACTGACTGGCCGTGCCTGTTGCTGGATGTTCTGTCACGTGCGGCAGAGGAGGAATTCTTCCAG CCAAAGCTGATCCTGAACAATGTGGATGTGTTGAGGAAGGCAATTTGTGAGGATGAGACGATGGTGCCTGCAGCGATGTACCATGATAGCTTCATTTGGAGGGTGATTGCACTTGGCGCCAATGAAAAGTGCTTGCCAGTTATTATGTCGACTTCAGATGG TTTTACGGGTTATGGAATTTCTAACTGTAAAACAAGTACTCTGCTGCATTGCTGCTACCTGGAAAGTATCAACTTTACACATTTTGTGAATCATTGCAGGTACTATTCTTCTCAAGCATTCGTTGATTTTGGTTTTCCGAACATATTTATTTCTCGTGAG ACATTTGGTTGGACGCCACAAGAAGCTAAGCTGCATATGGTTTCTGAATTCTTCAGTGAACAGGAG TGGAAAGTTGTCGATGAGGTTCTTGGGCCAAACCCACGGCAGTTATCTGAGATATATATGCTGAAGCAAAAGGCGAATAGCCCAGA AGTTCTTCATGACAGAAATATTGAGGAAATTATTGATACATACCTGGCACACTTGCAA GTCTCTGTCGTTAATCCAGCCATGGAGAAGGCATTAAAAATGCTGCAGGAGTTTGCCTCAGATGTCCGTGAGGGTAAAGTACCAAAGATCAGATCGTCCTTTGGTGCACCCTGGAGACATCCACCTCGTGATGACAATCCTGACTTGTCCTATAAATGGGCGAAGATTCAGCTAATGGATTTTATCCAATCTTTTGTAAACACTGAGTTTGGG GTGAACTACCTAGCAGATGACAGCTTGGAAATATTGGATGATCCTGCTGCTGTTGCCATGATGGAG GTTGGTTTACTGTATCAACAAAGAGAACCATCCTTTATGCGACCAATCACTCGAGGGATTCAGCGTTGTCTTGCcagatg
- the LOC100381764 gene encoding uncharacterized protein LOC100381764: MAAAGRPWRVIPRPLLETVLHNYALHPRVPQPLLFHGPRGVGKSTLLLHRLLPRWSDQPHAVAFINFLHPSPSSPAAAPWSLLPADPASPHSLHDLRLRLESALEGLARAAVLCGAVGSKDVLAALSRNHGVSTALSRLLIPPATRSSATSVPARRSSSTSVPALWSRAVLAAVHRDDTAFCIGEGEATSCSMEEKAYMQEAMAALRVAKEVLGMQEGWRKEAIREMNRTGRFSRSLANSATDWPCLLLDVLSRAAEEEFFQPKLILNNVDVLRKAICEDETMVPAAMYHDSFIWRVIALGANEKCLPVIMSTSDGYYSSQAFVDFGFPNIFISRETFGWTPQEAKLHMVSEFFSEQEWKVVDEVLGPNPRQLSEIYMLKQKANSPEVLHDRNIEEIIDTYLAHLQVSVVNPAMEKALKMLQEFASDVREGKVPKIRSSFGAPWRHPPRDDNPDLSYKWAKIQLMDFIQSFVNTEFGVNYLADDSLEILDDPAAVAMMEVGLLYQQREPSFMRPITRGIQRCLARWLAEQRLQLNIQETLAFFWQRLIRGRSYRHLMKEVGYK, translated from the exons atggccgccgccggcCGGCCGTGGCGCGTGATACCGCGTCCTCTACTGGAGACCGTACTTCACAACTATGCGCTCCACCCGCGCGTGCCACAGCCGCTCCTTTTCCACGGGCCACGCGGCGTCGGCAAGTCCACGCTACTCCTCCACCGTCTCCTCCCGCGGTGGTCCGACCAGCCCCACGCCGTCGCATTCATCAACTTCCTCCACCCCTCGCCGAGTTCTCCCGCCGCAGCCCCGTGGTCCCTTCTCCCCGCCGACCCAGCGTCTCCCCACTCGCTGCACGACCTCCGCCTTCGCCTCGAGTCCGCGCTTGAGGGCCTCGCCCGCGCCGCCGTCCTCTGCGGTGCTGTGGGCTCTAAGGACGTGCTCGCCGCGCTCTCCCGCAACCACGGCGTCAGTACCGCGCTCTCCCGCCTCTTGATCCCCCCGGCCACACGCTCCTCGGCCACCTCTGTGCCAGCCCGCCGCTCTTCGTCGACCTCCGTTCCGGCGCTCTGGTCGAGGGCCGTGCTCGCCGCGGTGCACAGGGACGACACCGCGTTCTGCATTGGCGAGGGGGAGGCGACTAGCTGCTCCATGGAGGAGAAGGCATACATGCAGGAGGCAATGGCAGCCTTGCGAGTGGCTAAGGAGGTGCTTGGGATGCAGGAGGGGTGGAGGAAGGAGGCAATTAGGGAGATGAACAGAACTGGGCGATTCTCGCGCTCATTGGCCAATTCGGCTACTGACTGGCCGTGCCTGTTGCTGGATGTTCTGTCACGTGCGGCAGAGGAGGAATTCTTCCAG CCAAAGCTGATCCTGAACAATGTGGATGTGTTGAGGAAGGCAATTTGTGAGGATGAGACGATGGTGCCTGCAGCGATGTACCATGATAGCTTCATTTGGAGGGTGATTGCACTTGGCGCCAATGAAAAGTGCTTGCCAGTTATTATGTCGACTTCAGATGG GTACTATTCTTCTCAAGCATTCGTTGATTTTGGTTTTCCGAACATATTTATTTCTCGTGAG ACATTTGGTTGGACGCCACAAGAAGCTAAGCTGCATATGGTTTCTGAATTCTTCAGTGAACAGGAG TGGAAAGTTGTCGATGAGGTTCTTGGGCCAAACCCACGGCAGTTATCTGAGATATATATGCTGAAGCAAAAGGCGAATAGCCCAGA AGTTCTTCATGACAGAAATATTGAGGAAATTATTGATACATACCTGGCACACTTGCAA GTCTCTGTCGTTAATCCAGCCATGGAGAAGGCATTAAAAATGCTGCAGGAGTTTGCCTCAGATGTCCGTGAGGGTAAAGTACCAAAGATCAGATCGTCCTTTGGTGCACCCTGGAGACATCCACCTCGTGATGACAATCCTGACTTGTCCTATAAATGGGCGAAGATTCAGCTAATGGATTTTATCCAATCTTTTGTAAACACTGAGTTTGGG GTGAACTACCTAGCAGATGACAGCTTGGAAATATTGGATGATCCTGCTGCTGTTGCCATGATGGAG GTTGGTTTACTGTATCAACAAAGAGAACCATCCTTTATGCGACCAATCACTCGAGGGATTCAGCGTTGTCTTGCcagatg GCTTGCTGAACAGAGATTACAATTGAACATTCAAGAAACACTAGCATTCTTTTGGCAACGTTTGATACGGGGTCGAAGCTACCGCcacttgatgaaagaagttggCTACAAATAA
- the LOC103632525 gene encoding uncharacterized protein, which produces MASHQPPSPRVDDAAAAEAALRAQQERAARLQTRELALARARDAEREAAEATKERDAAAARIRDALARAAQARAAADPLDEEVNNDDASTIRDDAPDARTREALLLHEAAALINLHAQAVAVQNIRAIIPVLLDVSSTLYTRWRDAFLLAVGKYSLEGHVLTDDYAPFSPDWVRMDCVVKSWIVGTITTELADAVLIRDVSARAAWLAIESQFLGNRETRALFLDAEFRNFRQGDLSITDYCRKFKGMADALGDLGEPVPDRTLVLNVIRGLNERFSSIGLHLRRGRPLPTFLEVRNDLLLEELTLAHHSSTSATALLASGPPKASPNNSKPKQQPHQQSRGKRAGKKGGRSQPNDAAPGGFFSGPSVGGQWPSPVRGQWPSPHNPWSGSIHMWPGPRAPGAPSTPRHDAQQQPPPLP; this is translated from the coding sequence ATGGCTAGCCACCAGCCCCCTTCTCCCAGAGTCGACGACGCTGCTGCGGCAGAGgctgctctgcgcgcgcagcaggAGAGGGCTGCTCGTCTTCAAACTCGCGAGCTCGCCCTTGCGCGTGCCCGCGATGCTGAACGCGAGGCGGCTGAGGCCACCAAGGAGCGCGAcgcggccgccgcccgcatccgcgACGCTCTCGCCCGGGCCGCCCAGGCCCGCGCCGCTGCTGATCCTTTGGACGAGGAGGTCAACAACGACGACGCCTCCACCATTCGTGACGACGCTCCTGACGCTCGCACGCGTGAAGCTCTTCTCCTTCATGAAGCCGCTGCGCTCATCAATCTGCACGCTCAGGCGGTTGCAGTTCAGAACATCAGGGCTATCATTCCCGTCCTCCTCGACGTGTCGTCCACCCTCTACACCCGGTGGCGCGACGCCTTCCTGCTCGCCGTCGGCAAGTACTCCCTGGAAGGCCACGTCCTCACCGACGACTACGCACCCTTCTCTCCAGATTGGGTGCGGATGGATTGCGTCGTCAAGTCTTGGATCGTCGGCACCATCACCACCGAGCTAGCCGACGCCGTTCTCATTCGCGACGTCTCCGCCCGCGCCGCGTGGCTCGCCATAGAATCCCAGTTCCTCGGGAACCGGGAGACTCGAGCTCTCTTCCTCGACGCGGAGTTTCGCAACTTCCGCCAAGGCGATCTCTCCATCACCGACTACTGTCGCAAGTTCAAAGGGATGGCCGATGCCctcggtgatcttggtgagcccgTTCCCGACCGCACTCTCGTCCTCAACGTCATCCGCGGCCTCAACGAACGTTTCAGCAGCATCGGTCTTCATCTTCGACGCGGGCGGCCTCTTCCTACCTTCTTGGAGGTACGAAACGATCTTCTCCTCGAGGAACTTACCTTGGCACATCACTCCTCGACATCGGCCACCGCTCTGCTCGCCTCCGGACCACCTAAGGCGTCGCCGAACAACTCCAAGCCGAAGCAGCAGCCGCACCAGCAGTCACGGGGCAAACGTGCTGGGAAGAAGGGCGGGCGTTCGCAGCCAAACGACGCAGCTCCCGGTGGCTTCTTCTCTGGCCCCTCTGTTGGTGGACAGTGGCCGTCCCCTGTCCGTGGACAGTGGCCGTCCCCCCACAATCCGTGGTCCGGGTCCATCCACATGTGGCCCGGCCCGCGGGCTCCAGGCGCTCCTTCGACTCCTCGCCACGATgctcagcagcagccacccccgCTGCCCTAG